A genomic window from Antedon mediterranea chromosome 4, ecAntMedi1.1, whole genome shotgun sequence includes:
- the LOC140047675 gene encoding uncharacterized protein F54H12.2-like, which yields MAYVHKQSCEFLKSELDLFSVPPTQTSIKKGQWVQYHPFNSITDTGPVQFNIQGSTEEYVDLSQTMLRVKVKITRGDGTDLHADDPVGPTNLLLQSLFNEVDVSLNERLITPSNNTYSYRAMIETLLTYGADAKETHLTGGLFYKDTAGRMDVANPTLDDAAANQGLKKRSQYIRGSRLVDLIGPIHCDIFFQDRMMLNGVDIKLKLHRSKNAFCLMSSGAQVRSCIYLRTKSETKSIYSVGSCKSAGARVS from the coding sequence atGGCGTACGTACACAAACAATCTTGCGAATTTTTAAAGTCAGAATTGGATTTGTTTTCTGTTCCACCGACTCAAACAAGTATAAAAAAGGGACAATGGGTTCAGTATCATCCTTTCAATAGTATTACCGATACAGGACCGGTTCAATTTAACATTCAAGGTTCCACCGAAGAATACGTAGATTTATCACAGACTATGCTACGCGTTAAAGTTAAAATTACAAGAGGCGATGGAACAGATTTGCATGCTGACGATCCTGTTGGACCAACTAATTTACTACTACAGTCCTTATTCAATGAAGTTGACGTTTCTTTGAATGAGAGATTAATTACTCCATCGAATAACACTTATTCGTACAGAGCGATGATTGAAACCTTGTTAACGTACGGTGCTGACGCGAAGGAAACTCACCTTACAGGTGGATTGTTTTATAAAGATACAGCGGGTAGAATGGATGTAGCAAATCCAACTTTAGACGATGCTGCTGCGAATCAAGGACTTAAAAAACGATCTCAGTACATACGAGGAAGTCGATTGGTTGATTTGATAGGACCTATTCATTGCGATATATTCTTTCAAGATCGTATGATGCTGAATGGAGTTgacattaaattaaaactgCATCGAAGTAAAAACGCATTCTGTTTGATGTCATCCGGTGCACAAGTTAGAAGCTGCATCTATTTACGTACGAAAAGTGAAACTAAATCCATCTATAGCGTTGGCTCATGCAAAAGCGCTGGAGCGCGGGTCAGCTAA